The Thermosynechococcus sp. CL-1 genomic interval TGATTGTGGTCTATTCTGTCCTTTTCTTTGACCGCATCAAAATTGATGACCCCGTCGGCGCCACCTCTGTCCACTTGGTCTGCGGCACTTGGGGTACCTTAGCTGTTGGCTTGTTTGACAAAGAGTTAGGCTTGCTCACCGGCCACGGAGTGACTCAGTTGATTGCTCAGATTATCGGTATTTTGACAGTCGGTGGCTTTACTGTACTGCTGACCAGTATCTTTTGGCTGGCTCTGAAACAAACGCTTGGCATTCGTGTTTCCGAAGAAGAGGAACTCAAAGGCTTGGACATCGGCGAGCATGGCATGGAAGCCTACAGCGGTTTCTTGAAGGAGTAACTCGCCTGCCAATAAGTTTGGGGTCGTACCACGCCGCTGGACGATCCCATTGCCCTAGGTGGTTTTTGCTGTCCTCAGCGTTTGAGGGCAGTTTTTTCTAACTTTGCAGTGATATACGCTACGCTATAGCGGCAGTACATTAGGGAGTTTTGGATGAGCGATCGCGCCATGGCGGTACGGGTGCGACAACACGTTAACCCTCTCAGTCAAAAGTTCCAGCAGGACATTGCTGTTCCCGATTGGGCAACGATTTACGAGAAACCCTCGCAGCCTTTACATCTCGATATTGGCTGTGCCAAGGGGACGTTCTTGCTAGAAATGGCAGCACTGTATCCAGAGCAAAATTTTCTGGGTCTGGAAATTCGCTACCCGCTGGTGGTGACGGCCAATGAACGGCGCGATCGCCAGCAACTTCGGAACCTCCACTACCTTTGGGGCAATGCCAATGTCCACTTGGGCAAAATCCTCGGCGGACTCCCCCTGCACACCGTCACGATTCAGTTTCCAGATCCGTGGTTCAAGCGCCGTCACCATAAACGCCGCGTCGTCACCCCTGAACTGGTGGCCACCCTTGCCGAACTCCTGCC includes:
- the trmB gene encoding tRNA (guanosine(46)-N7)-methyltransferase TrmB produces the protein MSDRAMAVRVRQHVNPLSQKFQQDIAVPDWATIYEKPSQPLHLDIGCAKGTFLLEMAALYPEQNFLGLEIRYPLVVTANERRDRQQLRNLHYLWGNANVHLGKILGGLPLHTVTIQFPDPWFKRRHHKRRVVTPELVATLAELLPAGGRVVLQSDVFEVAESMVQQFRAHAAFSSTCTDWLPQSPWPVATEREKCVLSKGLPVYRWQFERCAL